The following coding sequences lie in one Saimiri boliviensis isolate mSaiBol1 chromosome 6, mSaiBol1.pri, whole genome shotgun sequence genomic window:
- the DHCR7 gene encoding 7-dehydrocholesterol reductase — MAAKSQPSAPKTKSLDGVTHGRTTSQGQWGRAWEVDWFSLASVIFLLLFAPFIVYYFIMACDQYSCALTGPVVDVATGRAQLSDIWAKTPPITRKAAQLYTFWVTFQVLLYTCLPDFCHKFLPGYVGGVQEGAVTPAGIVNKYQINGLQAWLVTHLLWFVTAHLLSWFSPTIIFDNWIPLLWCANILGYTVSTFAMVKGYLFPTSARDRKFTGNFFYNYMMGIEFNPRIGEWFDFKLFFNGRPGIVAWTLINLSFAAKQRELHGHVTNSMVLVNILQAIYVLDFFWNETWYLKTIDICHDHFGWYLGWGDCVWLPYLYTLQGLYLVYHPVELSTPHAVGILLLGLVGYYVFRVANHQKDLFRRTDGRCLIWGRKPKAIECSYASADGQRHHSKLLVSGFWGVARHFNYVGDLMGSLAYCLACGGGHLLPYFYIIYMAILLTHRCLRDEHRCASKYGRDWERYTAAVPYRLLPGIF, encoded by the exons ATGGCTGCAAAGTCGCAGCCCAGCGCTCCCAAAACCAAGAGTCTAGACGGCGTCACCCATGGCAGAACCACATCTCAAGGGCAGTGGGGCCGGGCCTG GGAGGTGGACTGGTTTTCCCTGGCGAGCGTCATCTTCCTCCTGCTGTTCGCGCCCTTCATCGTCTATTACTTCATCATGGCCTGTGACCAGTACAGCTGCGCCCTGACTGGCCCCGTGGTGGACGTCGCCACTGGGCGTGCTCAGCTCTCAGACATCTGGGCTAAGACCCCACCTATAACGAGGAAAGCCGCCCAGCTCTATACCTTCTGGGTCACCTTCCAG GTGCTTCTGTACACGTGTCTCCCAGACTTCTGCCATAAGTTCCTCCCCGGCTATGTAGGAGGCGTCCAGGAGGGGGCTGTGACTCCTGCAG GGATTGTGAACAAGTATCAGATCAACGGCCTGCAAGCCTGGCTCGTCACGCACCTGCTCTGGTTTGTGACTGCTCACCTCCTGTCCTGGTTCTCACCCACCATCATCTTCGACAACTGGATCCCGCTGCTCTGGTGCGCCAACATCCTCGGCTACACCGTCTCCACCTTTGCGATGGTCAAGGGCTACCTCTTCCCCACCAGCGCCAGAGACCG CAAATTCACAGGCAATTTCTTTTACAACTACATGATGGGCATCGAGTTTAACCCCCGGATCGGGGAGTGGTTTGACTTCAAGCTGTTCTTCAACGGGCGCCCCGGGATCGTCGCCTGGACCCTCATCAACCTGTCCTTCGCAGCGAAGCAGCGGGAGCTGCACGGTCACGTGACCAACTCCATGGTCCTGGTCAATATCCTGCAG GCCATCTACGTGCTCGACTTCTTCTGGAATGAAACCTGGTACCTGAAGACCATTGACATCTGCCATGACCACTTCGGGTGGTACCTGGGCTGGGGCGACTGTGTCTGGCTGCCGTACCTTTACACGCTGCAG GGTCTGTACTTGGTGTATCACCCCGTGGAGCTGTCCACCCCGCACGCCGTGGGCATCCTGCTGCTGGGCCTGGTGGGCTACTATGTCTTCCGGGTCGCCAACCACCAGAAGGACCTGTTCCGCCGCACGGACGGGCGCTGCCTCATCTGGGGCAGGAAGCCCAAGGCCATCGAGTGCTCCTACGCATCCGCTGACGGCCAGCGGCACCACAGCAAGCTGCTGGTGTCGGGCTTCTGGGGCGTGGCCCGCCACTTCAACTACGTCGGCGACCTGATGGGCAGCCTGGCCTACTGCCTGGCCTGTGGCGGCGGCCACCTGCTGCCCTACTTCTACATCATCTACATGGCCATCCTGCTGACCCACCGCTGCCTCCGGGACGAGCACCGCTGTGCCAGCAAGTACGGCCGGGACTGGGAGCGCTACACGGCCGCCGTGCCTTACCGCCTGCTGCCTGGAATCTTCTAA